One Eubacteriales bacterium mix99 genomic window carries:
- a CDS encoding ABC transporter ATP-binding protein — MGESEMTNDVILQLVDISKSFGDTPALVDMNLSIRRNEFVTLLGPSGCGKTTTLRIIGGFEDADSGDLLFEGVNINDLPAYKRKVNTVFQKYALFPHMNVFENIAFGLRIQKMDKKQIGKKVERMLRLVNLEGYGKRSVDSLSGGQQQRVAIARALVNEPQVLLLDEPLGALDLKLRKEMQLELKDMQQSLGITFVYVTHDQEEALTMSDTIVVMNNGVIQQIGTPEDVYNEPKNAFVADFIGESNILDGVMNEDFLVTFMGRKFKCVDQGFARDENVEVVIRPEDIRVVPANCGMLGGKVLSVTFKGVHYEMMIESKGITWMVHSTLMAGVGKEVGLDIHPNDIHIMKRGRTA; from the coding sequence ATGGGGGAATCTGAAATGACTAATGATGTGATACTGCAGCTGGTGGATATTTCAAAGTCCTTTGGGGATACGCCTGCTCTTGTGGATATGAATCTGTCCATACGAAGAAATGAATTTGTTACCCTGCTGGGACCCAGCGGCTGTGGGAAGACGACAACCCTGCGGATTATCGGCGGGTTTGAGGATGCGGACAGCGGCGATTTGTTGTTTGAAGGGGTGAACATCAATGATCTGCCCGCCTATAAGAGAAAGGTGAACACTGTTTTTCAGAAATACGCTCTTTTTCCGCATATGAACGTGTTTGAGAACATTGCTTTTGGTCTCCGTATTCAGAAGATGGATAAAAAGCAAATTGGGAAAAAGGTGGAGCGTATGCTCCGGCTGGTGAATCTGGAAGGCTACGGGAAGCGTTCCGTTGATTCTCTCAGCGGCGGCCAGCAGCAGAGGGTGGCAATTGCCCGGGCCCTGGTAAACGAGCCGCAGGTGCTGCTTCTTGATGAGCCTCTGGGTGCGCTGGATCTGAAGCTGAGAAAGGAAATGCAGCTGGAGTTGAAGGACATGCAGCAGTCCCTGGGGATTACCTTTGTGTATGTTACCCATGACCAGGAGGAAGCCCTGACGATGTCCGATACCATTGTGGTTATGAACAACGGGGTGATCCAGCAGATTGGCACTCCGGAAGACGTTTACAATGAGCCGAAGAATGCCTTTGTCGCGGACTTTATCGGAGAGAGCAACATACTGGATGGGGTAATGAATGAGGATTTCTTGGTCACTTTTATGGGCCGGAAATTCAAATGCGTGGATCAGGGCTTTGCCAGAGACGAAAACGTGGAAGTCGTCATTCGTCCGGAGGATATCAGGGTGGTTCCCGCCAACTGCGGAATGCTCGGGGGAAAGGTATTGTCTGTCACGTTCAAGGGAGTTCATTATGAAATGATGATAGAAAGCAAAGGAATCACCTGGATGGTCCACAGTACCCTGATGGCCGGAGTCGGCAAGGAAGTGGGACTGGACATTCATCCGAATGATATCCATATCATGAAAAGGGGGCGAACGGCATGA
- a CDS encoding helix-turn-helix domain-containing protein: MIPKDYPTVSYPEVPLNREIEINSIITLFYFEYAKDYVFHGEAHNFWEFLYVDKGKAEVMADAEGYELEQGEMIFHKPNEFHSIWADGKTAPNLIVVSFICRSPAMKFFENKILKVDQEGKDLLAKIIRERSDCFSDPLDKRVHADRIRPDRPFASQQLISLYLEMLLITLIRNNTAIENSARVSSSTRHRVEEDLVNRIIAYMNENLDKNLSIDDFCRKFCLGRTRIKDLFKEKVGISIIQHYRYLKIERAKQLIREERYNFTEVSEMLGFSTIHYFSNVFKKTTGMTPSEYICSVKSKV, encoded by the coding sequence ATGATACCAAAAGATTACCCAACGGTCAGCTATCCGGAAGTTCCCTTGAACAGGGAGATCGAAATCAACAGCATCATTACCTTGTTCTATTTTGAATATGCCAAGGATTATGTATTCCATGGGGAAGCCCATAACTTCTGGGAGTTTTTGTATGTTGACAAGGGAAAGGCAGAGGTCATGGCTGACGCAGAAGGTTATGAGCTGGAGCAGGGAGAGATGATTTTCCACAAACCCAACGAATTTCACAGCATATGGGCAGATGGAAAAACGGCACCCAACCTGATTGTCGTTTCCTTTATCTGCAGGAGCCCGGCAATGAAATTCTTTGAAAACAAGATTCTGAAAGTGGACCAGGAGGGAAAGGATCTCCTGGCCAAAATCATCCGGGAACGGTCCGATTGCTTTTCCGATCCATTGGACAAAAGAGTCCATGCCGATCGGATCCGGCCGGACAGGCCCTTTGCCTCCCAACAGCTCATATCCCTGTATCTGGAGATGCTGCTCATCACTCTGATCCGAAACAATACTGCCATTGAGAACAGTGCCCGGGTATCCTCTTCCACCCGACACCGGGTGGAAGAGGATCTTGTGAATCGGATCATCGCCTATATGAACGAAAATCTTGATAAAAACCTTTCCATTGATGATTTCTGCAGGAAATTTTGCCTGGGGCGCACCCGGATCAAGGATTTATTCAAGGAAAAAGTGGGTATCAGTATCATCCAGCACTATCGGTATTTAAAAATCGAACGGGCAAAGCAGCTCATCCGGGAAGAACGATATAATTTTACGGAAGTTTCCGAGATGCTCGGTTTCAGCACCATCCACTACTTTTCCAACGTATTTAAAAAGACCACCGGGATGACTCCTTCGGAATATATATGTTCCGTAAAATCCAAGGTCTGA
- a CDS encoding XRE family transcriptional regulator has protein sequence MKIGQKIKELRIRNGLTQQELADRCELSKGFISQVEREQTSPSIATLMDILESLGTNIRDFFNEQIDEKIVFKKEDVFSLENGELSHIIHWIIPNAQKNSMEPIIMELLPGGSSKIDGPHDGEEFGYVLSGSVILHLGKLSYRVRKGESFSFKPSMSHFITNAARGKSQLLWISTPPTF, from the coding sequence ATGAAAATTGGTCAGAAAATCAAAGAGCTTCGGATCCGGAACGGATTGACCCAGCAGGAACTGGCAGATCGGTGTGAGCTGTCCAAGGGCTTCATTTCACAGGTGGAAAGGGAGCAGACCTCTCCGTCCATTGCGACGCTGATGGATATTCTGGAAAGCCTGGGGACCAATATCCGGGACTTCTTCAATGAACAGATCGATGAAAAAATTGTGTTCAAGAAGGAGGATGTCTTCAGCCTGGAGAACGGGGAACTGAGCCATATCATTCACTGGATCATACCCAATGCGCAGAAGAACAGCATGGAGCCCATTATTATGGAGCTGCTGCCGGGCGGTTCTTCCAAAATAGACGGTCCCCATGACGGGGAAGAATTTGGCTATGTGCTTTCCGGGTCGGTAATTCTTCATCTGGGAAAGCTAAGCTATCGGGTGCGCAAAGGTGAGAGCTTTTCGTTCAAGCCTTCCATGAGTCATTTTATCACCAACGCTGCCAGGGGAAAGTCCCAGCTTTTGTGGATTTCCACGCCGCCGACTTTCTGA
- a CDS encoding TVP38/TMEM64 family protein: protein MGDEDRERLEQEKGKRIRARVFRTIPWICGLILVLLLTGPFAFLHDDPISPKELVNYAPKNEWLAALFMIALYAFKSMVFVIPIPLLYISSGLIFKPVRAFLINVLGMITCTTLPYWIGRYSGGGVMEKILKRFPKMQVLDNLKRGNEWFFSFIVRVIGFLPCDAVSMFMGACKVDFKKYITGTAVGMLPGLISITMVGITITNPHSPEFLFSCILSVTLSIASFVVYWVYTRLRNTRTSSSSSDHAEYGKADTGPDHQEENRTGKKP from the coding sequence ATGGGTGATGAAGATCGCGAGAGGTTGGAACAGGAGAAAGGGAAACGGATTCGTGCAAGAGTCTTTCGTACCATTCCGTGGATATGCGGTTTGATACTGGTACTTCTGTTGACCGGCCCTTTTGCCTTTTTGCACGATGATCCGATCTCTCCGAAGGAGCTGGTGAACTATGCGCCGAAGAACGAATGGCTGGCGGCCTTGTTTATGATTGCCCTCTATGCTTTCAAGTCCATGGTGTTTGTGATACCGATTCCCCTGCTCTATATCTCTTCCGGGCTGATTTTCAAGCCGGTTCGTGCTTTCCTGATCAATGTGCTGGGCATGATAACCTGCACGACATTGCCCTATTGGATTGGCCGATACTCCGGCGGGGGAGTGATGGAAAAGATATTGAAGAGGTTTCCGAAAATGCAGGTGCTGGACAATTTAAAAAGGGGAAACGAGTGGTTCTTTTCCTTTATTGTACGGGTGATCGGCTTCCTTCCTTGTGATGCCGTCAGCATGTTTATGGGGGCTTGCAAGGTGGATTTCAAAAAGTATATTACCGGAACAGCTGTCGGAATGCTGCCCGGTTTGATTTCCATTACCATGGTGGGAATCACCATAACCAACCCCCATTCCCCGGAGTTTTTGTTTTCCTGTATCCTGTCGGTTACGCTGTCCATTGCTTCCTTTGTTGTATACTGGGTGTATACAAGGCTGCGGAATACCCGCACTTCTTCATCCTCTTCCGATCATGCGGAATACGGAAAAGCCGATACCGGGCCGGATCACCAGGAGGAGAACCGGACGGGGAAAAAGCCGTGA
- a CDS encoding response regulator transcription factor, whose translation MFNILVVEDDRNLNKLICAVLKQNGYHVFRAEDGEEALFLLSHEHIDLVVSDIMMPNMDGFRLTEELRKADYNLPILMVTVKDSFEDKQRSFLSGADDYMVKPIDLNEMILRVGALLRRAQVSNEHKLVIGDVELDYDTLIVSRNGESIVLPPKEFYLLFKLLSYPKQIFTRRQLMDEIWGVDSEADERTVDVHIKRLREHFGPWPEFDIVTVRGLGYKAEKKV comes from the coding sequence GTGTTCAATATATTGGTTGTGGAAGATGACAGAAATCTGAACAAACTGATTTGTGCTGTGCTGAAGCAGAACGGCTATCATGTTTTTCGGGCCGAGGATGGGGAAGAGGCATTGTTCCTTCTGAGTCACGAGCACATTGACCTGGTTGTTTCCGATATCATGATGCCGAATATGGATGGATTCCGGTTGACGGAAGAACTGCGCAAGGCAGATTACAATCTGCCCATTTTGATGGTGACGGTCAAGGACAGTTTTGAAGACAAGCAAAGAAGTTTTCTGTCCGGAGCGGATGATTACATGGTAAAGCCCATCGATCTGAATGAAATGATTCTGCGGGTAGGAGCGCTGCTGCGCCGTGCCCAGGTTTCGAATGAGCATAAACTGGTCATTGGAGATGTGGAGCTGGATTATGATACACTGATCGTTTCCCGGAATGGTGAGAGCATCGTCCTTCCTCCCAAGGAATTTTATTTGCTGTTCAAGCTGCTTTCCTATCCAAAGCAGATTTTTACCCGACGTCAGCTGATGGACGAAATCTGGGGAGTGGATTCGGAAGCGGATGAACGCACCGTGGACGTTCATATCAAAAGGCTGAGGGAACATTTTGGGCCCTGGCCGGAGTTCGATATTGTCACCGTAAGAGGGCTTGGTTACAAGGCGGAGAAAAAGGTATGA
- a CDS encoding HAMP domain-containing sensor histidine kinase, with the protein MSRKGMNLRVKLSLLFLFIMASASFSSYVASVLITNRSVQRDIREGQVQIAEVMQQLHQKTDLSMDELIRLSGNPYHRVRKRNGTGGLKLTERQKQALDRKETVFLWEDYILSGKTLFYLEDNLIEISMRGHSSIYFRTELRKGLTLLFSVLIGTIMIIMGSKHALRGIHALHDATGEVAKGNFDVKVKKCSDDEIGELADGFNKMTLELKSMEMLQKDFIGNVSHEFKTPISSIRGFAELIQSGELTDGERQEYAGIIREETERLSRLTSNILKLSKLENQDILSESNLFALDEQIRRVILLLEPEWSGKNIRFDLHLNDIMFYGNEEMLQQVWLNLMENAIKFSHPGGRIIIRLYHTGTSIKATVRDEGIGMDPSTRERIFDKFYQGDTTRASEGNGLGLALVKRIVDLFGGNIDVESQRRKGSAFFIELPD; encoded by the coding sequence ATGAGCCGGAAAGGGATGAATCTGAGAGTCAAACTGTCCCTTTTGTTTCTTTTTATCATGGCTTCCGCTTCTTTTAGTTCCTATGTGGCTTCGGTTCTGATCACCAACCGTTCTGTACAGAGAGACATCCGGGAGGGACAGGTACAGATTGCGGAGGTTATGCAGCAGCTGCATCAGAAGACGGACTTGTCCATGGATGAGCTGATCCGGTTATCCGGCAATCCTTATCATCGGGTAAGAAAAAGGAACGGGACCGGCGGATTGAAGCTGACGGAGCGGCAGAAGCAAGCCCTGGACAGGAAGGAAACTGTATTTCTGTGGGAAGATTACATCCTGTCCGGCAAGACGCTGTTTTATCTTGAAGATAATCTAATAGAGATCAGCATGCGGGGACACAGCAGCATTTATTTCCGGACAGAGCTGCGAAAGGGACTGACTTTGCTGTTCAGCGTTCTGATCGGAACGATTATGATCATCATGGGAAGCAAGCATGCACTGCGCGGTATACATGCGCTTCATGATGCAACCGGGGAAGTGGCAAAAGGCAATTTTGACGTCAAGGTAAAGAAATGTTCCGATGATGAAATCGGGGAGCTGGCGGATGGCTTCAATAAAATGACGTTAGAATTAAAAAGCATGGAGATGCTGCAGAAGGATTTTATTGGAAATGTTTCCCACGAATTCAAAACCCCTATTTCCTCCATCCGGGGTTTTGCAGAATTGATTCAATCCGGAGAGCTGACCGATGGGGAAAGGCAGGAGTATGCGGGGATTATCCGGGAGGAAACCGAACGTCTTTCCAGGCTGACATCCAATATCTTGAAACTGTCCAAACTGGAAAATCAGGATATCCTGTCCGAAAGCAACCTCTTTGCACTGGATGAGCAGATACGGCGTGTTATTTTGCTGCTGGAACCGGAATGGAGCGGAAAAAATATCCGGTTCGACCTTCATCTCAATGACATCATGTTTTATGGCAATGAGGAAATGCTGCAGCAGGTCTGGCTGAATCTGATGGAAAATGCCATTAAATTCTCCCATCCCGGCGGCAGGATCATCATCCGGCTGTATCATACCGGGACCAGCATCAAGGCAACGGTCCGGGACGAGGGAATCGGCATGGATCCGTCCACACGGGAGCGTATTTTTGACAAATTCTATCAGGGGGATACCACCCGTGCATCGGAGGGCAATGGTCTTGGCCTGGCACTTGTAAAGCGCATTGTGGATCTGTTCGGCGGGAACATTGATGTGGAGAGCCAAAGGAGAAAGGGATCCGCCTTTTTCATTGAGCTCCCGGATTGA
- a CDS encoding glycoside hydrolase family 127 protein: protein MNQVKGHLLPWKDVRIEDEFWSPYTDLVRETILPYQWEALNDRVPDAPPSHAIRNFRIAAGLEQGEYEGLVFQDSDLAKWLEAVGYSLAVYPDEKLEATADEVIDLISRAQLPDGYVNTYFIRKEPGKRWTNLWECHELYCAGHMMEAAVAYYQATGKRKFLECMCRFADHIDSVFGPEPGKLKGYPGHEEIELALVKLYHVTGVKRYLDLAAFFINERGKRPYYFDLEAEKRESNLWSPKGRRPSDTADYNQYRIPVREQKKATGHAVRAVYLYSGMADVALETGDRELKEACRILWNNIAFRQMYITGGIGSTAQGEAFTLDYDLPNDTAYQETCASIGLFFFSHRMLALDKDGKYADVMERALYNSILSGISRDGKRFFYVNPLEVWPEASEKDPGKRHILPVRQKWYGCACCPPNIARLLSSLGGYVYDVEEDTITVRLYIGGEFQAKIGDVPVILVQTTDYPWDGKVTIQVKGVSEKRFTLALRLPGWCPKADLKVNGEECSIGSRRQKGFVRLDRIWTDGDLVEFCMEMDPQLIQAHPMVRADAGRAAIQRGPLVYCLEETDNGKNLSSISIPSDAHLEAFRDPGLPGKAVAIRAEGYRTNESSWKEEELYRPLSRSEKHIGIKAVPYFLWGNREPGEMLVWLRYQ, encoded by the coding sequence TTGAATCAAGTGAAAGGGCATCTGCTGCCTTGGAAAGATGTCAGGATAGAGGATGAATTCTGGTCTCCGTATACGGATCTGGTGAGGGAGACCATTCTTCCCTATCAATGGGAGGCGCTGAATGATCGGGTTCCGGACGCTCCGCCCAGTCATGCCATACGCAATTTCCGGATTGCGGCAGGTTTGGAGCAGGGGGAATACGAGGGACTTGTCTTTCAGGACAGCGATCTGGCAAAATGGCTGGAAGCGGTGGGATACAGTCTGGCCGTCTACCCGGATGAAAAACTGGAGGCAACTGCTGATGAAGTGATCGATCTGATCAGCAGGGCGCAGCTGCCGGATGGTTATGTGAATACGTATTTTATCCGGAAGGAGCCGGGCAAAAGATGGACCAATCTTTGGGAATGTCATGAACTTTATTGCGCCGGGCATATGATGGAAGCTGCTGTGGCATATTATCAGGCGACGGGGAAAAGAAAATTTCTGGAGTGCATGTGCCGGTTTGCGGATCATATTGATTCAGTTTTCGGCCCGGAGCCCGGCAAGCTGAAAGGTTACCCGGGTCATGAGGAGATTGAGCTGGCTCTGGTCAAGCTGTATCATGTCACCGGAGTGAAGCGGTATCTGGATCTGGCTGCCTTTTTCATCAATGAAAGAGGAAAGCGTCCCTATTATTTTGACCTTGAAGCCGAGAAAAGGGAGAGCAATCTCTGGTCCCCGAAAGGGCGCAGGCCTTCCGACACTGCGGATTATAACCAATACCGCATCCCGGTCCGGGAGCAGAAGAAGGCAACAGGTCACGCCGTCCGTGCGGTGTATCTGTATTCCGGCATGGCCGATGTGGCTCTGGAGACCGGAGACAGGGAGTTGAAGGAAGCCTGCAGGATTTTGTGGAACAATATCGCCTTCCGGCAGATGTACATTACGGGAGGGATTGGCTCCACCGCTCAGGGGGAAGCGTTTACCCTGGACTATGATCTGCCCAACGATACGGCATATCAGGAGACCTGTGCCTCCATTGGCCTGTTTTTCTTTTCCCATCGGATGCTGGCCCTGGACAAAGACGGGAAGTACGCGGATGTCATGGAGCGGGCTCTTTATAATTCCATCCTCAGCGGGATTTCGCGGGACGGGAAACGGTTTTTCTATGTCAATCCGCTGGAGGTTTGGCCGGAGGCCAGCGAAAAAGATCCTGGAAAACGACATATCCTGCCAGTCCGCCAAAAATGGTACGGCTGTGCCTGCTGCCCGCCCAATATTGCCCGCCTGCTTTCTTCCCTGGGAGGATATGTGTACGATGTGGAGGAGGATACGATCACGGTTCGTCTCTATATCGGCGGGGAATTTCAGGCGAAAATCGGAGACGTCCCCGTTATCCTGGTGCAGACAACGGATTATCCCTGGGATGGCAAGGTAACGATTCAGGTCAAGGGAGTATCCGAAAAGCGATTTACCCTGGCTTTGCGGCTGCCGGGCTGGTGTCCCAAAGCAGACCTGAAGGTCAACGGTGAGGAATGTTCCATCGGTTCCCGGCGGCAGAAGGGCTTTGTCCGTCTTGACCGGATATGGACGGATGGGGACCTTGTGGAATTCTGCATGGAGATGGATCCGCAGCTGATTCAGGCACATCCCATGGTGCGTGCCGATGCAGGCAGGGCGGCGATTCAGAGAGGTCCGCTGGTATATTGCCTGGAGGAGACAGACAATGGCAAGAATCTTTCTTCCATTTCCATACCTTCGGATGCCCATCTGGAGGCTTTCCGGGATCCGGGGCTTCCGGGGAAGGCTGTGGCTATCCGGGCAGAGGGGTACCGAACCAATGAATCCTCATGGAAGGAAGAGGAATTGTACCGTCCTTTGTCCCGAAGCGAGAAACATATTGGAATCAAGGCTGTGCCTTATTTTCTGTGGGGCAATCGGGAACCGGGGGAAATGCTGGTCTGGCTTCGGTATCAATGA